From the genome of Agrobacterium tumefaciens:
GTTGAGACCTTTGTAGCTCGTGCAAAGAGAAAATTTCCTCGCCTCACGCAGAAATTTGTTCGCTTCCTGCAATGTGAGCAACGTCTCACCACTCCTCCACTCGTTAAAATTCCCTGCGATCCAATGGATACCCCGGTCGGAAACAGCAAAAATCTTCCAGCCGTCGTCTCCGTGTTTCTGGAGTTCGAAATCGGCCACCTGAAACGACTGCTTTTGTTCAAGATGCCTATCGTTCTTTTGCTGATGGGTTGGCCTGCCCTGTTCCTCACTTTGACGTTCTCGCATTCGGCTTCCTCACCGTTTAACTGATCGAAAACGATGCCATCTGGACGAATGCCCGCGTTGATGCGCATCAATGGCTAACCGTATTTTTCCGAAAATCAGCATTAGGTTGCGAACCAAGCGAAGGCATCCGCCCTGTGTTGCCGGTACACTTGGCTGAAGAACCCGCTGAGCAGGCGAACCAGCGAGGACAAGCAACAGACCGATCTGCTCCTGGAGGCATGGGAAGAGAGCGACAAGGTTTACGGCTATCGAAAGCTGCACAACGATCTTCTCGACCAAGGCGAGATGGCTGCTTGAAGATCCGGGAACCGATGGTCTACTAAGGTTTTGGAGATGGAAGAAGACGGCGGTGTCGCGGCCGACTACATGACCGTGGCGAGGGAGAAACAAACAGACGAGCGCGAATTGGCCCCGGTCCGGACGCTCGACAGGCCGGTGCTCAAGCGCCCAGCCGTCGAGGCCGTCTTTGCCGCTCCATCATCAGAGCCAGACGGCGCATGCAGGCTTCGTCCTCGATGCCTTGGAGCAAGCACTTCATGATCGGCGTCCTTCTCATGGCGGCGGCCTCGTGCATCACTCGGACAGTCAGAAGATGATAACCAGTTCCCGGGCGGTTTGTCTCAAATACCGATCGACCGCTTGGTAGGCTGGCGCTGCAAGGCGTCCTGGTGTGGTTTGACCCACACTCCGATCGACCAGCATGTCTTTCCCTGGACTTGTCGGCCACCCGGGAGCGCCTTGCGGTGAGGCTTTGCCTCGGCGTTTGCTTGTGACCCAAGAAGGGCTTGACCGCGTTGGTCACATGACTGTCCTGTTGACCTGAGCCACATCGTCCCTCCAGTTTTTAGGAGAGTCTTGGGTTTTCTTGCTCTGGGACTGCTCTGATCCCCAAAAACTGGAGGAAGTTCAGGGGCTCAGGTCAGGGAGGCCAGGAATCCCCGCGAGAGTCAAACTTACCTACGACTGGTATGAGGGCCAGAACGCAAAAAGCCCTTGCGTGGCAAGGGCTTGATGCAGAAGCAGGAATCGTTGGTTGCGGGGGCCTGAACGCGGGGAGACTTGCAAAATTCTTGCTCTTGATGGGATCAGAACAGTTGGTCTCCACGCGAGCGTGGTCATCAGCTTACCGGCAGACAGTCTGGCCATTCCTGTGCGCCATGAAGCAGACGAAGAATTCGAAATGTCGTCTTCAGCGCGACGATCTGTGCGGGCTTGGTTCCTGCGGATCGGGCCAGTTCTCAGCGAGAACCAAGAAAACTCCGTTTATGGCGACACCGTTAGTATTGCACCGGGGGCTTTTTTTCCAGCCAAGTTAGAAACTGGGTATCGTAGAAGGTTGCATTTAAAAGCGTCTTTGCATCAATCCAGCCATCATTATTGGCCTCTTGCCACCCATCCCCCCAAGAGTTGCGAACCTTGAGAGAGTCAACACAGGCACCCGAGCGATTGCACATCTGGCGATAGCCTTCGATCACAACAGCATGAGCAAATCCGGCACTAGCGCATTGTGCGGTGCTTTTGAACTCAGGCTTCAGAACCGCGCAGAAGTTTATTGCCAAGGGCCTCTTCAGGTTTGCGATGACATCCCTGATCTGGTTGATTACCTCAGCGTAGGTAGGTCGCTTACCCTTGTCCTGATCTTCATTACTCGGCCAAAACTTGGGTTTGTCCATGCGACTACCCGTGCTGAGCTGGTCCATCCAAGCCTCGGCACATTTCTCCGGGACAAGTAACTTGTCCAGCACCAGCGGCCATCGCGCTTGAGAGAATGCGGTTTGAATCGTCTCTATGTCCGGCTGCAGAATGAAGTCACGCTTGAGAACCATGGCTTGCTCGGGAGTAAGTCTGGTCCCCCCTAACATCTCGTGAAAGCCCTTCAACTTGTCCCATAAGCCGCCTTGGATGCCGCCATCAAGCGCCCCGGTGATGTCCGGCGAGACACCTTTGAGAAAGTGTGCATTATCAGGCACGCAATCGAGCGAGATGGTACTGTCTGCATACCAGACACTCAGCAACACGTCATAAGTGCTGCCGCCCTGCGGAATGCCTTCGTATTTATACCGATTTCTTTTATCGTCCTGATCTTCGATCCTCTGGCTGAAACGCGCCAGGTCGATCATGGATACCTTCTCCACATCAGGCACACTTACACAATTTTGTTGTCTTTTTCATAACACTTGAATTCGTCAAGTAGGGTTGCAGCTACCGCCGCATAACATATTGGTAGACCGCCCTGGTGTCTTGTCTTGGGCATTGTCTCAACAATACATTGGTTCCTTACTATAGAGTATTTCTTGTCGACCTGGTTCATGTTCCATTCGGCATAGCATTTACCGGACATGCCGACGAATGCGAGCAGAAAGAAAATAAATCGCATGGCAAACCTGCTGATTTGGAAATATTTCCATATCGATATCACTTGCCGGCCATTCTTTTCAATATCTATGATACTTTGGTGACTCACAAAATAGGTAAACTATCTCCAACTTGTTGAGTGTGTGGAGTAAATCACCGATGCACACCGAATCCTCATCTACGGCAGCAATCGGGACCATTGCGAACAATTCCAATTCTGATCTCGAAGACTGCTCTAGTGATGAAGTATAGTTCTGAAGAGTACGAACGAACGCTCCGGCTGCTAGATTCGGCAGGTGATCGAGAAGATCGGATGATTACTGGCCACGCGACCGGCGGTTTCTGATCGGCAATTGCCTTGAGGACCTCGAAGTCTATCACCGCACGCGGCTCGATGCGCGCGACTTCGCTGGCGACCTTGGTGCAATGCCAGTATTCACCGGCGTTTCCTTGTGCGCGATTGCATGCGGCTCTTCGCTGCACTTGATAATAGGCTTTGAGCGGGTCAACGGCAGCAAGCCGTCTGGCAGCGTCCTACCAACGGCGGCGGATCGCCCGACGAGGCTCGATCCATTGCCGCAGGAATTGTATCATGGCAGGCCCCGCGGCAGTGTCAGGAGCTCTGATTGGGGAATCCAGATTGCCGAGGTCTTGTCCCCGAACGGCACGGCAGAGCCCTCGAAGGCGCATATCCCAACCCATGCACAGATGACAGCGTCGAGCGTATCCTCGAACGCCTTCAGTTGCCATGACGGCGCCTCGAAGTGAGGAAGCTGCAAGACAGCAGACGCGCCTCGTAGGTTCTCATCAAGGCAGGCGACGATCCTCCGCCAGGTTTCGAAAAGCTTGGCGCGACGGCCGGCGGGGCTTTCTCCTGGCCAATACTTACGGATCTTCCCGTGCTTGTAGGGCAGACGCCTTTCGGCGCACATCAATTCGACCAAGGCCGGATGCGGATAGACCTCCAACAGGCCAGGCACATCAACCTTTTCCGTCAGCAACCGGTATCCGCACTGTTCAAAACTGCCTCTCAGATCGTCGCTGATTTTGCCGGGCCGCGTCGCGCTCGGCGTGTGCGTACTGCAATGCCGGGCGCCATAATGAGCCGAGACCAGATTGTCTGAAACTCGTCGTGCCTTGATCGGCTCGAGAGACAGGGGCATGTCCACGGCAACAAGGTCGACCGGAACTCCAGCGATTTTCCCTGCTGCAGCAAGGAGAGTTGCAGCCTTCGGGACCGAGCCTGACGGCCTGGAAATGGAAACCACGCCCGCCTCGGCGTGGTCCAGAAGATGACTGTAGGACGGCCCCGCGAAGATCAGGTGCCAATTGTTATCCATGGAGGAAACCAACGCGACGCCACTCGGCTGCATCGATTCCCAGAATGGTTGTCAACGACCCCTCCCGACCATTCAGAAAGACCGGAAGCGATCGCACGCCGTCAGATACTTGACCGGCGGATCGGCATCCCAGCGATAGATTTCCATCCGCAAAAAATGCAGTTCCTCCTCCAGCTTCTCTTCGGACAGTTCCACCCACCAGGATTTCGGGCGACCGTCGGAACCGTCCGACCAGCGGTAACCCCGCGCTCTCAGATGATCCTTCATGTCATAGGGGCTGTTCTCAGCATAAATTCGGACGCGAGTGCGCTGGCTGGCATGATAAAGTTCCGAAAACGGCGTGATGGTTGCGCCCAGTCTGGCCCGCGCAAGGATTTCCAAAAGGGCGAAACAATCATCGACCGCGCGATGACCTTCGTGGAAATATCCGGATTGGCCGATCAGATAACCGAGCTTTCTGCCCTCGAAGCCGCGCGCAGGCCAGTCGATTTCCGAGACGGAACAGGCCCAGGCCTTATTGACGAAAATCCGAGAAAGCGCCTCACAGAAGGGACGATCGAATGCAGCATTATGCGCGATGATGAGATCGGCAGGCTCGATAAGGGCATTCAGCCGAGCGGTGTCGATAACGTGCCCCGCGACCATCTCATCTGTTATACCTGTCAGGCGGGTGATGTCGGCAGGGATAGTGATCGTCGGCTGCTGAAGTCCGCCATAGACACCTGTCACATCACCAAACTCTCCATCGTCGTTGAAGGTGAAGGCGATCACGCCAATTTCGATGATCTCGTCGGTGCGATAGTTCAGGCCTGTGGTCTCTGTATCGAGAATGACCCCCTGGCGCGGAAATTCCGGCCGTGGGCGTGTGACGGTCGGACGTGGCTGAAGTTTTCTCAAGATGCGGTAGTTGCCGGTCGCTTCCAGACGGCGTGCCATATCTTCATTACCAGCGCCGCCCATATCGTTCGCGGCAACCGACGGTCGAGCAGTTTGCGCCGCGGTTGGCGCAGCAGGAGCTGCGAAGAAGTCAAGTTGCGAGGCCATTCCATTCCAATCCGGTTACAGCGGTCGAGCACACAATACGCACCAGTACCCGTGTGAGAACGACCGCCATGCCCCAATGCTTGGACCCGCGCGCTCAGTCAAGGTGCGGATATTGAATTGCGTTCACTGTTTCAGAGGGATTTGGACTAAGATGAGAATTGCGACGGCCAAACAGCCTCCAAAGCAAGGCGCCCGTTACATCTTCGATCAAAGCTCGCCTCATATTTCCGCTCGCTCTCGGCTATGCCACCCAAGATTTACGAACTCGCAAACACAGTCCGTTCCCGTATCAATCGACCAGCGATGTTGAGTTCTCCCTTGGAGTCGGTGAGCACTTGGACTTCTCGGTGTTGCCCGGGCAAGCCTCTGAGTCCATAAGGTAACCATGACTCAAGATTCGAAAATATTCGTCGGCCTCCGGTCCACTCGTACGAGGTCCTCTTCTGTCAGCGAACCTTCAGGTCCGAGATGTCAGTGGGATGGGTGCGAAAAAAGCGGCACCCACCGTGCGCCTGTGGGAGCAGGTGGTGAAGGACTTTTCCTTCTCTTCTGTCTTGAGCATGTGAAAGATTACAACAAGGGATACAGCTACACGGCAGCACCAACGAATCCCGACGTCGCCCGTTATCAGAAAGAGGCAACGATCGGCTCCCGTCAAACCTGGGGAACTCGTGTTCAGGACGCAACGGAGATCCCGATGCCGTCAATGGAGCGCTCCGGCTCTGCGAAGACGCTTAATGCGCGCAGAACCGGCACGCAGGGACAGAAAAAGATCGGTCAGCAAGAGAGAAAGCTGAAGGCACTTGAAGCCAAAGCTTTCGAAACGCTTGGTCTTTCCACCCAGGCCACGGCCAGCGAAATCAAGGGTCGTTACAAGGAAAGGCTCAAGATGCACCATCCCGACGCCAACGACGGAGATCGAAATTCTGAAGACGAGCTCCGCGCTGTGATTGGAGCCTACAGAATCCTTAAGTTAAACGGGTTTTGCTGAGATCTGGCTCCTCTGGCATCTACAGATGGGATATTCCGAAATTAATGCGCGGCGAAAGACGCCGCAATTCCGAATGGCTTGCGTCAAGCCTTCATGGGGATCGGTGACGAGGCCGCCCCGCTGGCGTTGACAGCAATTTCTCCCCGTGGCTGAACGCTACCCTTCGGATTGGCCGGGATTCCGATCGGCTTCCGACGCTTACCGATCCGCACGTCGGATAATTTCCCAAAGGTGATCCGGCTTAACGACAGTGTAGGTTGCCCGGTTGTCGCGACATCGAACGGCGAGCGGTTGCTTTCAACTCCACTTATGGTGCATCGAAGCACATTCTTCGGGTGTCATTTCGCTCCAAGCCGGAACCGGCCCCCATTAAGGGGCGCCTAGCGGCGAAGGCTGGTCGGAATCAGAAGTAGGATCAGCAACACCGCAAAAGCCAACGCTGCGGCCGATGGAGCGCTCAGAGACGCACCCATATTTTCCTCAACGACGTTCCGAGGGAACGAGCGACCTGCAAATCCTGTTCTTCTGTCGTGTCCGGTACGTACGGATTGAGAACTTCCAGGGCGAACCGACCGAACGCGGCTGGCCATACGTACCTGAGATTGTTCAAGGACAAGTGAGCGCCACAGCAGCCAGCCGCCACGTCGAGGTTTTCAAAGTCTGTCGCAAAAGCGGCGTTCATGGCGTCATCCCACCATGGCTCTGCATCCGCTCCGCAAGAACTGCACTTCACTCCTAACCAGTTTTCGCCCGGATTGTAAAACACGACCTTCTCTTCGAAGATATGCGATATCTGCTCCGCGTTCGGGGCGATTGATCTAAGCACCGCGATGGCCGCGGTTGCGTCGTCCACAGCAGGTGTAAAAAACGGATCGGTGGGTACGTATCGAAGAATGCTGTCTGACATTGGCTCTCGCAGTTATTTGCACATCATCCAAGAGGGCGGTTTGCCGTTCGATTCATGGAAAGTTCTTTTAAGCCGATGTAAGTCGGCAATAGCTCGCCTGGGGTCTTGAGCACCGTCCGCACGTCCTGATCGAAAGGGCGAAGGGACCTTGATGCCCGGCATTCCGTACAGCACCCGATCATTAAACCGGTGACACTTCCGGCACATTCAGCCTGGACATCCCAGAAAAAGATCCGAAGGCGAAAAACCTATCGTCCTTTCAGGATCGCCACGATTTCCGCATAGCCTCTCTTTTGCGCATGCTCGATCGGGGTCACGTTATCGCCGTCGGCAAGTTGTACATTTGCACCCGCATCGACAAGGCGCTTTACGATCTCAACGTGCTTCGGCCCGCCGTCACTCAAAATGATGGCTTCGAGCAGGGCTGTCCATCCGAGATTGTTGACGTGGTCTACATCGACACCTGCCGCAATGAGCGTCTCGACAGTCTCCACATGGCCGCGCTCTGACGCTGGTATCAGCGCTGTGCCTCCGTATCGATTGGTGCTTCGCAGGTCCGCTCCATGGGCAATCGTCAGCTTGAGGATTTCCAGATGCCCTCGCGCGCCTGCGTACAGATAGGGGCTATCCTGAATATCGTCCTTTGCATTTACATCCGCGCCAGCCTCGATCAACACGCGGGCAATTGCGACGTTGTTTGCATGCGTAGCAACAAGCAAGGCAGTTTGCCGCCGCTCGTTCCGGACGTCCACATTCATTCCGGCCTTCAGCATAGCCGCAACGGCAGGCACATCGCCCTGCTCGACCGCATTGATCAGGCGGTAATCGTCGCTCTGCGACATCGCGGCTCCTAGGGTCATCAACAGAACGATTGCCCCCAAACAAAGCCTGCGGCCAGAGACAACCAGCACTCTTACTCCTCGAGATAGCATGAATTAGGCCCACCTTTCCCTATGAGAAGAACCTGGGAATTGACGTCAAGGAACGCAGATGCATGGCAAGCACAATATCCCCCTTCTCGACGCGAGGATCCGGATTTCCAGCATTTCTCCAAGGCTGCCAGGAAACAAGGATCCATCCGAACAGGCAAGCAAGCTCCTACCGGGCAACAACCCTGATGTTCAACGGCGCGGCGCCGTCAATGATTTCAAGCAATCGATCGATATTCGGGTGAGCACCGGGTCGCTTCTTTGCATCGTCACCGTGTTCGGCGAAAACATCGACCGCGTGGGTGGCAGCCTCCACATTGAGCACACCGAAGCATTGCTGGAGATATTGGTAGACTGCGAGCGACCCCTGTTTGCCGGGCTGGTTTTCGATCGTCGCGACAATCACACCAGCCCCGTCGGTAAGGTCTATCCGAGCGACACCTTCAATGGACGGCAGACCTTGCAGATTTTCCTTGAACGAAGTCGTCGGCTGAATCATGACGGTTCCTTTTCCTGGGGGAATTAGCGATGCGTTTAGCAGCTTCAGCGTCCGGTCGCTACACTGCATCGTTTCTCCGGTGGCATGGCTATCATCACCTTCGCGTTAACCCCTGCGTGCACAAGGTGCTGTATCTGCAGAATTTGCAGCGTGATCGCGAAGCTGCCACAGCCTGCGTGTGTGAGAATTTTGCCTTCGGAGCTGATGTTCCACGCCAGTGGCTGCTCTTTGGGAATCGAACAGCCGCTCTCATGGATAGCGACCTTGGTGGAGCTCATTAGACTGGCAGCAATTTATTTCGGTAGTGACAGCGTTCCTGCGCTTCTAACGTCCATCCGGCCGTTGCAGGAGCTTCTGGTAAAAGCCGATATCGAAATATTGCGGCACCGGGTTCGCGACCGTCTGGAACTCGACAGCGCCTACGATCTCAGCCGGCTTGAGCGCATTGTCGTTAGACAAACTGAAAAGGGCGCGGATCGCCTGTTACTGCGATCCTCACCATCTGTGCAGGCGAAGGGTCTTGAAAAGATGCGAACTGCAGCGTGGATGCAAACGATTGAGCTATTGAACAGCGCCCCTCATAGGACGCTGGTCTGTCTGGCAGACTTAACGATGTTTGCCGTTTGGAACGCAACCAATTTGAACGACTGCGTGTAAGGACGACGCCGAACCTCGAAAGTTCCTGCACTTTTTTCAGCGTTCAATACGCTTTTTGCTCTGCGACAGCATGCGCTGAGCCTAACGTGTCCGCGCGCAGACGAGTGCCTCCCACAGTTTCTGGCCGACATGCCAACGTGTATGTTCTGAACCGTGGGTCATTGGATCGCTTTATGATGTGAACTCTTGAAGGCTTTATAGAGGAAACAGGCGGCGGGCTGCAGTCGGGAGCTTGCATCGCAGCGATGCATTTTCGCATTGCCCGGTGTTGTCGCGGACCGTACTTTGCCCAAAGGGAGCGTTTCTTTTCAGAAACACTTGCAATAGATTAGCTCGACCAAGAGAGTTCAGGACAAGTATGCAACTCCCCATCAAGTCGATCCTGGTTTTCCACGCAGCCGCACGGGCAGGAAGCATCTCGCGGGCAGCAGAAGAGCTGAGCGTGACACCATCCGCCGTCAGCCAGCAGATTCAATTGCTGGAAGGGCAACTCGGGGTGGCGCTTTTGGCGAAAGCCGGCCGCGGTATCGTTTTGACAGAGGCCGGCGAGCGATATTTCTCGATGATCGCCGATCAGATCGAGCGTATCGAAGACGCGACGGGAACGATCCGGGGCTTCAGGTCCATTACGACATTGACAGTGCGCGCTACCCCTACCCTGTCCAACAAATGGCTGCTGCCGCGCCTGAGCACCCTGCTCGACAAGCATCCCGACCTCGAGCTTCGCCTCGATGGCACCAACGAACCGACAGACTTCAACCAGGAAGCCGTCGATATCGAGATCAGGCATGGGGACGGCCGCTGGCCGGGCCTTTTCGTCGAGGGTGTCGCAGACGAGCAGTTCTATCCGGTCTGTTCTCCAGATTATGCACCGGCTGGCAGCATGAAGCCTGAAGACCTGCTTGATCATCGCCTGATACATTCTGCAAAATCGCAAGCGCAGTGGAATGGCTGGTTTCCGCTAGCCGGAATCGCTCCGAAAGAACGTTGGCGCCGTATCCTGTTCGACCGAAGTCACATGGCGATTGACGCTGCGGTCCGGGGCATGGGCATCGCTCTCGAAAGCACGCTCATGATGGGTGACGAAATTGAAAGCGGGCGTCTGGTCTGCCCGGTGGCTTCCCCGCCAATCGTCAGGATTACGACACAATGGATCGTTTGTCCGCGTGATCATCTTCGGCAGAAAAAGGTGCGTATATTTCTCGAGTGGCTGCGAATGGAAAAGGAGGCTTGGCAGACAGCCTATCCCTCGGGCTCGCTGTCCCGTTGAGCGAGCGGGATCAAGCAGTTCGGCCGCCGCCCTCTCCGCAAGCAGATTTGGCGGCAGCGTTATTTCAAGCCAGATTTCCTCTTCGTCGCCGCCGGGTACCCAGACGCGCTGAGATCAACTCAGAAGAGCCATATAAGAACAGGAAGCGAACCTCTGGTGCCGGTCTCGCAACAACTCCTGATCGCTACGCTTTAAAACCGAGAAGGCAGGCGGGACGCCGACCTATCTCTAATTTCCCTGCCCCACGACTCCCATGACCACGAAAAACCTTGGGTATTTGGCCACTCCGAATGAAGGTGGCTTGCTGCCCTTCATGCTCAATACATCCCCAGCAGACGTATCGGACCGAGTGTCAGGACGGGGAAGAGCACCAGGGCGAAGATAGCCAGTGTTAGCACCGCCATCGGCGCAAGCGAACCACGGATGACGTCCTCGACCCTCATATTGGCCACCTGCGCTGCGGCAAACAGGCAAACGCCGACCGGTGGCGTCACGAGACCGAGTGTCAGTGTCATGACGGTCACGATCAGAAAGTGGATCGGATCGATGCCGAGCGCCTCCACCGGCGGCATCAGCACTGGAATGAGGATAAACATGGCCGGAATGGCTTCCATGAAGATGCCGATTATCAGCAGGAAGACGAAGATGACCAGCATGCCCGTCAGCGGACCGAGGTTCATTGCCTGCAGCAGGTCGGCGACCTTCTCCGGCAAGCCGTCATAGGTGAACACCCAGGCGGCAATTTGGGACGTTGCGGCGATGAACAGGATCGTTCCGGAAATACGTGCCGTCGAGATCAGGATTTCCGGCAGTTCGTTAACAGGCAGCGTCCGATAGACCAGAACGCCAAGTATTCCGACATAGACCACTGCGATGGCGGCTGCTTCCGTCGGCGTGAACAGGCCGCTGGCAATGCCGATGATCAGGATCAGCGGTGTGAGCATCGGAAGGATGGCGCGCAACCCCGTCACGACAACCATGCGCAGGTTGAACGGCGACGGAGGGTTATAGCCGTAGTAGACGGAATAGAAGTGGTTGAAGACCATGAAGGCGAAGGCGATGAAGAGGCCTGGCACCAGACCAGCTACCAGCAACGTCCCGATGGAAACATTGGCGATCGAGCCTGCAATGACGACCAGGATCGATGGCGGAATTATCGACGACAGTGTCGCGGTACAGAGCGTCATACCGACCGCATAACCCTTCGGAAATCCGTGACGCTCCATGGCCTTGATCTCGATGGCGCCAACCGAGGCGATATCGGCAACGGAGGAGCCGGACACGCCGGAGAAGATCACCGACGAAATCACGTTGACGTGGCCCAGGCCGCCAGGCAGCCAGCCGACGATGGCTTCAGCGAAATCGAAGATGCGCTCGGCCACTCGCCCACGCTCCATTACGGTGCCAACCAGAATAAACAGAGGCACCGCAACCAGCAGAAACGAGTTCATCGAGGAGAACATGGTCTGTGACAACAGATCGAGCGGCATCGAGGTGAAGAGCCACAAGGTGGCGACGCTGGCCAGTGCCAAGGCAACAGCAAGCGGGATGCCGAGCATGCTGAGCCCGAAGAAGGCGACGAGAAGAAAGACCGACATGGATCAATGTCCTGATGTGATGGACACATCGGCATGGGCAATCTCGCCCGCCGGAAGTCCGAGTTCGGGAAGGGCGATCAGATCGCGACGGCTGTGCAGTGAGTCGACGATCGCCAATATCGCAATGACTGCCGACACCGGCATGACCATACCAATGAGCCACATGGGAATGGGCAGGGTCGCAGCCGTTTCGTTCATCATGATTTGCTGGCGCATGAGCGTGAACCCGGTCCAGCCCATCAGCCCGAAGAAGAAAACCGATGACCCGACATAGATCGGCACCGCCAGATGCTGGAACAGCCGTCGGCCCATAACGAGGAAGACAACCACGCGGGCGCTTTCCACCGTGCGGAAACCTGCCGCCAAGCCGAGAAAAACCATCCAGATAAACAGAAAGCGGGTGGCCTCCTCAGTCCAGGGCAAAGGGTGCCCCGTCAACCGGCCGATGACCTGCAGAAGGACGACGATCAGGACGCCGGCACAGGCAGCACCCGCTGCAACATCGGCAATGATTCTAACCACAGTACCCAGCAGTGAACTCATAGAACTACGCATGCGAATGCCCTTCCAACAAGTGTGCATAGACGGATGGGAAACCGGCACCTTGCCTTAAGACAAAGCGCCGGCGAGGCATCAGTTGGTGGTGGTGAAGGCGCGCGTGCGATCGAAGAAGGACTGGTCCTTCACGAGTGCCGAGAATCTCTCCTCGAGACCCGCAGCGACATCGACGAAGGCCTTGCGCTGGTCATCGGTCAGTTCGTTGACCTCCATGCCATTCGCCTTCAGCGTCGCGATCGACTTTTCGATATCGGCAGCATCATTCTCGGCCTTCCAGGCTTCCGTTTCCTTCGCTGCTTCGTTCAGCGCTGTCTTGAAAGCATCGCTCAACCCATCATAGCGACGAGGGTTCATGCCAAGCACCCATGCATCGGCAATATGATTGCTGATAGTCGCGTATTTCTGGACTTCGTAAAGCTTGGCGCTGACCGGTACGTTGACCGGATTTTCCTGACCATCGACGACTTTCAGCTGCAAGGCGTTATAAACTTCCGCGAACGCCATCGGTGTCGGGGCGGCCCCCATGGCGCCAAAAAATTCGACCCACAGCGGATTGTTCGGCACGCGCAGCTTCATTCCCTTCATATCGGCAGGTGACGTGATCGGGAGCTTCGAATTGGTGATCTGGCGGAGCGGACGGGACCAGAGATCGACACCCTTGATGCCGATATTGCCGAGATCCGACTGCAGTTCCTGGCCGAGGTCGCTGTCGAGATAGGCCCGCAGCTGCTCGATATTGCGGAATTGATAGGGTATTGCGATCGCCGTGAACTTGGGATTGAACGTTGCGTAGAGCGATGTCGAGTTGAGCAGCATATCCAGCGAGCCGCCGGCCAACTGCTTCACTCCTGCGGACGGGTCGCCACCATAGAGCGTGCCGTTCGGAAAGACCTTGATGGTGAGTTCGCCATTGGTCTTGGTGGAAACGATTTCGGCAAATTTCTTTGCAGCGAGCGTGATTTCCGATGTGTCCGCATCCGGCGTGGACAACGTCAGGGTTTCCGCATGGGCGACCGAAACGGTCATCAAAGCCGCTGCGGCGATCAGGCTGCGAATCGTAAAGTGTTTCATGGTCATTCCTCCCGTTGATGGTCAAACTAGCATGTGTTTGGCATGCTCATTGTTGATTCATGCGCTGTAGTT
Proteins encoded in this window:
- a CDS encoding 3'-5' exonuclease, with translation MASQLDFFAAPAAPTAAQTARPSVAANDMGGAGNEDMARRLEATGNYRILRKLQPRPTVTRPRPEFPRQGVILDTETTGLNYRTDEIIEIGVIAFTFNDDGEFGDVTGVYGGLQQPTITIPADITRLTGITDEMVAGHVIDTARLNALIEPADLIIAHNAAFDRPFCEALSRIFVNKAWACSVSEIDWPARGFEGRKLGYLIGQSGYFHEGHRAVDDCFALLEILARARLGATITPFSELYHASQRTRVRIYAENSPYDMKDHLRARGYRWSDGSDGRPKSWWVELSEEKLEEELHFLRMEIYRWDADPPVKYLTACDRFRSF
- a CDS encoding J domain-containing protein produces the protein MTQDSKIFVGLRSTRTRSSSVSEPSGPRCQWDGCEKSGTHRAPVGAGGEGLFLLFCLEHVKDYNKGYSYTAAPTNPDVARYQKEATIGSRQTWGTRVQDATEIPMPSMERSGSAKTLNARRTGTQGQKKIGQQERKLKALEAKAFETLGLSTQATASEIKGRYKERLKMHHPDANDGDRNSEDELRAVIGAYRILKLNGFC
- a CDS encoding ankyrin repeat domain-containing protein, encoding MTLGAAMSQSDDYRLINAVEQGDVPAVAAMLKAGMNVDVRNERRQTALLVATHANNVAIARVLIEAGADVNAKDDIQDSPYLYAGARGHLEILKLTIAHGADLRSTNRYGGTALIPASERGHVETVETLIAAGVDVDHVNNLGWTALLEAIILSDGGPKHVEIVKRLVDAGANVQLADGDNVTPIEHAQKRGYAEIVAILKGR
- a CDS encoding DUF2322 family protein, translating into MIQPTTSFKENLQGLPSIEGVARIDLTDGAGVIVATIENQPGKQGSLAVYQYLQQCFGVLNVEAATHAVDVFAEHGDDAKKRPGAHPNIDRLLEIIDGAAPLNIRVVAR
- a CDS encoding LysR family transcriptional regulator, encoding MQLPIKSILVFHAAARAGSISRAAEELSVTPSAVSQQIQLLEGQLGVALLAKAGRGIVLTEAGERYFSMIADQIERIEDATGTIRGFRSITTLTVRATPTLSNKWLLPRLSTLLDKHPDLELRLDGTNEPTDFNQEAVDIEIRHGDGRWPGLFVEGVADEQFYPVCSPDYAPAGSMKPEDLLDHRLIHSAKSQAQWNGWFPLAGIAPKERWRRILFDRSHMAIDAAVRGMGIALESTLMMGDEIESGRLVCPVASPPIVRITTQWIVCPRDHLRQKKVRIFLEWLRMEKEAWQTAYPSGSLSR
- a CDS encoding TRAP transporter large permease, encoding MSVFLLVAFFGLSMLGIPLAVALALASVATLWLFTSMPLDLLSQTMFSSMNSFLLVAVPLFILVGTVMERGRVAERIFDFAEAIVGWLPGGLGHVNVISSVIFSGVSGSSVADIASVGAIEIKAMERHGFPKGYAVGMTLCTATLSSIIPPSILVVIAGSIANVSIGTLLVAGLVPGLFIAFAFMVFNHFYSVYYGYNPPSPFNLRMVVVTGLRAILPMLTPLILIIGIASGLFTPTEAAAIAVVYVGILGVLVYRTLPVNELPEILISTARISGTILFIAATSQIAAWVFTYDGLPEKVADLLQAMNLGPLTGMLVIFVFLLIIGIFMEAIPAMFILIPVLMPPVEALGIDPIHFLIVTVMTLTLGLVTPPVGVCLFAAAQVANMRVEDVIRGSLAPMAVLTLAIFALVLFPVLTLGPIRLLGMY
- a CDS encoding TRAP transporter small permease; its protein translation is MRSSMSSLLGTVVRIIADVAAGAACAGVLIVVLLQVIGRLTGHPLPWTEEATRFLFIWMVFLGLAAGFRTVESARVVVFLVMGRRLFQHLAVPIYVGSSVFFFGLMGWTGFTLMRQQIMMNETAATLPIPMWLIGMVMPVSAVIAILAIVDSLHSRRDLIALPELGLPAGEIAHADVSITSGH
- a CDS encoding DctP family TRAP transporter solute-binding subunit; translated protein: MKHFTIRSLIAAAALMTVSVAHAETLTLSTPDADTSEITLAAKKFAEIVSTKTNGELTIKVFPNGTLYGGDPSAGVKQLAGGSLDMLLNSTSLYATFNPKFTAIAIPYQFRNIEQLRAYLDSDLGQELQSDLGNIGIKGVDLWSRPLRQITNSKLPITSPADMKGMKLRVPNNPLWVEFFGAMGAAPTPMAFAEVYNALQLKVVDGQENPVNVPVSAKLYEVQKYATISNHIADAWVLGMNPRRYDGLSDAFKTALNEAAKETEAWKAENDAADIEKSIATLKANGMEVNELTDDQRKAFVDVAAGLEERFSALVKDQSFFDRTRAFTTTN